In a single window of the Gossypium hirsutum isolate 1008001.06 chromosome D02, Gossypium_hirsutum_v2.1, whole genome shotgun sequence genome:
- the LOC107909611 gene encoding protein WVD2-like 7 isoform X1 gives MGESITVEASSEEVKIKGMVSSNPELEVSVSFGRFENDSLSWEKWSTFSPNKYLEEVEKCATPGSVAQKKAFFEEHYKKIAARKAELLAQDKPMETSSHYHNAGDLVHQCSDEGYKQETNLVNEEEPQIATPCQNSWVEELKQKIDSTVQSEEKQEIMGSIVESPGLNKPEETAPEEEMETLSKGSQDVKELSQRSENVIENTPKIKDKNLKLGQSAKSHKITAENKERNDSRIKKKPASPVTKTPQVSTSRTSKQTLTPTTSSASRTRSKTGTTLSYSSPKTKNPSVEQSKKLAPRSLHMSISLGPSSSGPSPLTATRKSLIMEKMGDKDIVKRAFKTFQSNYNQLKPSSQEQSPAAKPVPTKGRESRLSTLTTPQKENGGSSKVSSMEKKNAKAAPSYSGLKSDERPERRKELSKKLEGKSNGREAERKNLQTKSKDNRDAEIKKLRQSLNFKATPLPGFYHGQRTSKSPLDKIGSKSDIHWQPGFLG, from the exons ATGGGTGAATCCATAACAGTTGAGGCTTCAAGTGAAGAAGTTAAG ATCAAGGGAATGGTTTCTTCAAATCCAGAGCTTGAAGTGTCAGTCTCGTTTGGTAGATTTGAGAATGATTCACTTTCATGGGAGAAATGGTCAACTTTCTCCCCAAACAAGTACTTGGAAGAGGTTGAGAAGTGTGCAACTCCTGGATCAGTTGCTCAGAAAAAGGCTTTCTTTGAAGAACATTACAAGAAGATTGCTGCTAGAAAAGCTGAGCTACTGGCTCAAGACAAGCCTATGGAAACTTCATCCCACTATCACAATGCTGGAGATCTGGTTCATCAATGCTCTGATGAAGGGTATAAGCAAGAGACTAACTTGGTGAATGAGGAGGAGCCTCAAATTGCAACACCATGTCAAAATTCATGGGTTGAGGAATTGAAACAGAAAATAGATAGCACAGTACAAAGTGAAGAGAAACAGGAAATAATGGGTAGCATAGTGGAAAGTCCTGGGTTAAACAAACCAGAAGAAACTGCTCCAGAAGAAGAAATGGAAACTCTTTCAAAGGGGTCTCAAGATGTGAAGGAGTTATCACAGAGATCAGAGAATGTCATAGAAAACACTCCAAAGATCAaagataaaaacttaaaattgGGTCAATCTGCAAAATCTCATAAG ATCACGGCGGAGAATAAGGAGAGGAATGATTCGAGGATAAAGAAGAAACCTGCCTCCCCTGTGACTAAAACACCACAAGTTTCTACATCTAGAACATCAAAGCAAACACTAACACCTACTACATCATCTGCTTCGAGAACACGTTCAAAAACTGGAACTACATTATCTTATTCTTCACCCAAGACCAAGAATCCATCTGTGGAGCAAAGCAAGAAATTGGCTCCTAGATCCTTGCACATGTCCATTAGTTTAGGTCCCTCGAGTTCTGGCCCATCTCCCCTTACTGCAACAAGGAAATCTTTAATTATGGAGAAAATGGGAGATAAGGACATCGTCAAGCGAGCATTTAAAACATTTCAGAGTAATTACAATCAATTGAAACCTTCCAGTCAGGAACAATCTCCAGCAGCAAAGCCG GTGCCTACAAAGGGGAGAGAATCAAGGCTTTCCACTTTGACGACTCCGCAAAAGGAGAACGGAGG GTCTTCTAAAGTTAGTAGTATGGAGAAAAAGAATGCTAAGGCTGCTCCATCTTATTCTGGcttgaaaagtgatgaaagacCTGAGAGAAGAAAGGAG CTCTCCAAGAAACTGGAAGGAAAATCCAATGGAAGGGAAGCCGAAAGGAAAAATCTCCAGACAAAATCAAAG GATAACAGAGACGCAGAGATCAAAAAATTAAGGCAGAGCCTTAATTTTAAAGCTACACCACTGCCTGGTTTTTATCATGGACAGAGAACATCAAAAAGTCCTCTCGATAAG ATAGGTTCCAAGAGTGACATCCATTGGCAACCTGGCTTCCTCGGGTAA
- the LOC107909611 gene encoding protein WVD2-like 7 isoform X2: MVSSNPELEVSVSFGRFENDSLSWEKWSTFSPNKYLEEVEKCATPGSVAQKKAFFEEHYKKIAARKAELLAQDKPMETSSHYHNAGDLVHQCSDEGYKQETNLVNEEEPQIATPCQNSWVEELKQKIDSTVQSEEKQEIMGSIVESPGLNKPEETAPEEEMETLSKGSQDVKELSQRSENVIENTPKIKDKNLKLGQSAKSHKITAENKERNDSRIKKKPASPVTKTPQVSTSRTSKQTLTPTTSSASRTRSKTGTTLSYSSPKTKNPSVEQSKKLAPRSLHMSISLGPSSSGPSPLTATRKSLIMEKMGDKDIVKRAFKTFQSNYNQLKPSSQEQSPAAKPVPTKGRESRLSTLTTPQKENGGSSKVSSMEKKNAKAAPSYSGLKSDERPERRKELSKKLEGKSNGREAERKNLQTKSKDNRDAEIKKLRQSLNFKATPLPGFYHGQRTSKSPLDKIGSKSDIHWQPGFLG; this comes from the exons ATGGTTTCTTCAAATCCAGAGCTTGAAGTGTCAGTCTCGTTTGGTAGATTTGAGAATGATTCACTTTCATGGGAGAAATGGTCAACTTTCTCCCCAAACAAGTACTTGGAAGAGGTTGAGAAGTGTGCAACTCCTGGATCAGTTGCTCAGAAAAAGGCTTTCTTTGAAGAACATTACAAGAAGATTGCTGCTAGAAAAGCTGAGCTACTGGCTCAAGACAAGCCTATGGAAACTTCATCCCACTATCACAATGCTGGAGATCTGGTTCATCAATGCTCTGATGAAGGGTATAAGCAAGAGACTAACTTGGTGAATGAGGAGGAGCCTCAAATTGCAACACCATGTCAAAATTCATGGGTTGAGGAATTGAAACAGAAAATAGATAGCACAGTACAAAGTGAAGAGAAACAGGAAATAATGGGTAGCATAGTGGAAAGTCCTGGGTTAAACAAACCAGAAGAAACTGCTCCAGAAGAAGAAATGGAAACTCTTTCAAAGGGGTCTCAAGATGTGAAGGAGTTATCACAGAGATCAGAGAATGTCATAGAAAACACTCCAAAGATCAaagataaaaacttaaaattgGGTCAATCTGCAAAATCTCATAAG ATCACGGCGGAGAATAAGGAGAGGAATGATTCGAGGATAAAGAAGAAACCTGCCTCCCCTGTGACTAAAACACCACAAGTTTCTACATCTAGAACATCAAAGCAAACACTAACACCTACTACATCATCTGCTTCGAGAACACGTTCAAAAACTGGAACTACATTATCTTATTCTTCACCCAAGACCAAGAATCCATCTGTGGAGCAAAGCAAGAAATTGGCTCCTAGATCCTTGCACATGTCCATTAGTTTAGGTCCCTCGAGTTCTGGCCCATCTCCCCTTACTGCAACAAGGAAATCTTTAATTATGGAGAAAATGGGAGATAAGGACATCGTCAAGCGAGCATTTAAAACATTTCAGAGTAATTACAATCAATTGAAACCTTCCAGTCAGGAACAATCTCCAGCAGCAAAGCCG GTGCCTACAAAGGGGAGAGAATCAAGGCTTTCCACTTTGACGACTCCGCAAAAGGAGAACGGAGG GTCTTCTAAAGTTAGTAGTATGGAGAAAAAGAATGCTAAGGCTGCTCCATCTTATTCTGGcttgaaaagtgatgaaagacCTGAGAGAAGAAAGGAG CTCTCCAAGAAACTGGAAGGAAAATCCAATGGAAGGGAAGCCGAAAGGAAAAATCTCCAGACAAAATCAAAG GATAACAGAGACGCAGAGATCAAAAAATTAAGGCAGAGCCTTAATTTTAAAGCTACACCACTGCCTGGTTTTTATCATGGACAGAGAACATCAAAAAGTCCTCTCGATAAG ATAGGTTCCAAGAGTGACATCCATTGGCAACCTGGCTTCCTCGGGTAA
- the LOC107909610 gene encoding germin-like protein subfamily 1 member 1, translating to MKMCRLFLQLFLGLILLPGLAKPDPDPLQDYCIADTKSPLYLNGAPCLNPTLALSSHFTTSALAKPGDTKANQFGFSVTLTTLVNLPGINTMGLTMARVDIAANGLVPPHSHPRASEVTICLQGVILVGFVDTSNRLFTQKLEPGDSFVFPRGLIHFLYNMEPKKPALAISGLSSQNPGAQIASRAAFVSNPPIPEVVLEKAFQISPQDVAKIRKNLGG from the coding sequence ATGAAAATGTGTCGTTTATTTCTTCAACTATTCCTTGGTTTAATTCTCCTACCGGGCCTTGCTAAACCAGACCCTGACCCACTTCAAGATTACTGCATTGCAGACACTAAATCCCCTTTGTACCTCAATGGTGCACCCTGTCTCAACCCAACTCTAGCTCTTTCCTCCCACTTCACCACCTCGGCTCTAGCCAAACCCGGTGACACCAAGGCTAACCAATTCGGCTTCAGTGTCACCCTAACCACCCTTGTAAATTTGCCTGGAATTAACACCATGGGCCTCACCATGGCCCGTGTCGACATAGCAGCTAACGGCCTTGTTCCGCCCCATTCCCACCCTCGGGCCTCCGAAGTCACCATTTGTCTTCAGGGTGTTATCCTTGTGGGCTTTGTGGATACCTCTAACCGCTTATTCACTCAAAAACTTGAGCCCGGTGACTCCTTCGTTTTCCCTAGAGGACTCATCCATTTTCTGTACAACATGGAGCCAAAGAAGCCTGCTTTGGCTATCTCTGGGCTCAGCAGCCAAAACCCAGGCGCACAAATAGCTTCAAGGGCCGCTTTTGTGTCCAATCCACCCATTCCCGAAGTTGTTTTGGAAAAGGCATTTCAAATCAGCCCCCAGGACGTTGCCAAGATACGCAAAAACCTTGGCGGCTGA
- the LOC107909609 gene encoding probable galacturonosyltransferase-like 9, which translates to MRSIFHAAAAVFLLHFFLTVTFSVGIRTIGGGDGSGPGFGFSEAPDYRNGVECPVSVNKEVVSSCDPDLVHVAMTLDSEYLRGSIAAVHSVLRHASCPENVFFHFIAAEFDPASPRVLSKLVRSTFPSLNFKIYIFREDAVINLISSSIRQALENPLNYARNYLGDILDLCVDRVIYLDSDLVVVDDIHKLWNTALTNSRVIGAPEYCHANFTKYFTDGFWSDPVLSRVFHSRRPCYFNTGVMVMDLVRWREGNYRKRIENWMEIQRKRRIYELGSLPPFLLVFAGNVEAIDHKWNQHGLGGDNVRGSCRSLHTGPVSLLHWSGKGKPWVRLDARNPCPLDHLWKPYDLYKGSSIKDRSSFPSSIFLGFSSFLS; encoded by the coding sequence ATGCGTTCCATTTTCCATGCTGCGGCCGCCGTtttccttcttcatttctttctaACGGTGACGTTTTCTGTTGGGATTCGGACTATCGGTGGAGGAGATGGGTCCGGGCCCGGGTTCGGATTCTCGGAGGCACCGGATTATCGTAACGGAGTGGAATGTCCGGTTTCTGTCAATAAAGAAGTTGTTTCGTCGTGCGACCCGGATTTAGTCCACGTGGCGATGACGTTAGACTCGGAATACTTGCGTGGCTCGATCGCCGCCGTCCACTCCGTCCTCCGGCACGCTTCGTGTCCGGAAAACGTCTTCTTCCACTTCATTGCGGCCGAGTTCGACCCGGCGAGTCCAAGAGTGTTGAGCAAACTCGTACGATCCACGTTTCCTTCACTCAACTTCAAAATCTACATATTCCGGGAAGACGCGGTAATCAACTTAATCTCGTCTTCAATCCGGCAAGCCCTGGAAAACCCACTCAACTACGCTCGAAATTACCTCGGAGACATCCTAGATCTCTGCGTTGACCGAGTCATTTATCTCGACTCGGACTTGGTCGTGGTCGACGACATTCACAAACTCTGGAACACAGCCCTCACAAACTCACGCGTCATCGGCGCGCCCGAATACTGCCACGCCAACTTCACCAAGTATTTCACGGACGGGTTCTGGTCCGACCCAGTTCTTTCCCGGGTTTTCCATTCGAGGAGGCCGTGCTATTTCAACACGGGGGTTATGGTGATGGATTTGGTTCGGTGGAGAGAAGGGAATTACAGGAAAAGAATCGAGAATTGGATGGAAATACAGAGGAAACGAAGGATTTACGAATTGGGTTCGTTGCCTCCGTTTCTGCTAGTATTTGCTGGGAATGTGGAAGCGATTGATCATAAATGGAACCAACATGGACTTGGTGGGGACAATGTAAGAGGTTCATGTCGTTCGTTGCATACGGGTCCGGTGAGTTTGTTGCATTGGAGTGGGAAAGGGAAACCCTGGGTTCGACTCGATGCCAGAAACCCTTGTCCGCTTGATCATCTTTGGAAACCCTACGATCTTTACAAGGGCAGTTCAATCAAAGATCGGTCTTCTTTTCCTTCTTCAATTTTCTTGGGATTTTCCAGTTTTTTGTCATGA